The Dethiosulfovibrio peptidovorans DSM 11002 genome has a window encoding:
- a CDS encoding flagellar biosynthetic protein FliQ, with the protein MEAFSVSDMLMEAIKVSLMASLPILIVAMVVGLIVGILQTATSIQEQTLSFVPKIIAIMGALVVMGPWIFGVVRKLAVDLLGQLDRFVR; encoded by the coding sequence ATGGAAGCCTTCAGCGTCAGCGATATGTTGATGGAGGCGATCAAGGTTTCTTTGATGGCCTCTTTGCCCATACTTATCGTCGCCATGGTGGTGGGACTTATCGTCGGTATCCTCCAGACCGCCACATCCATTCAGGAGCAGACTCTTTCCTTCGTCCCCAAGATAATCGCCATAATGGGGGCTCTCGTGGTCATGGGACCATGGATCTTCGGGGTGGTCAGAAAGCTGGCCGTGGACCTTCTAGGACAGCTGGATCGTTTTGTAAGATGA
- the fliP gene encoding flagellar type III secretion system pore protein FliP (The bacterial flagellar biogenesis protein FliP forms a type III secretion system (T3SS)-type pore required for flagellar assembly.), whose product MKLNLKIAILISLSVFFLSCGGASAQPNQPELPVPALRIAVEGATSPQDVSTSLQIVALLTVLSVAPAILLMVTSFTRVLVVLGFVRNALGLQQTPPNQVIVTLALFLSLFIMAPTWDVMYSQGLSPYMEGRIGSMEALENVTTPLRRFMLSQTREEELSLMVSMSGLERPSSADDIPNKVLLPAYMLSELKSAFQMGIVIYVPFIVVDMIISSVLMSMGMIMLPPMMISLPFKVLLFVMADGWNLVVVSLIRSFQ is encoded by the coding sequence ATGAAGCTGAACCTGAAAATAGCGATCCTCATTAGTCTGTCGGTCTTCTTTCTGTCGTGCGGGGGTGCTTCGGCCCAGCCGAATCAACCGGAACTTCCCGTGCCGGCCTTGAGGATCGCGGTAGAGGGGGCGACATCTCCTCAGGATGTCTCCACCTCGCTCCAGATAGTGGCTCTGTTGACCGTCCTGAGCGTGGCCCCTGCGATACTCCTCATGGTAACCTCTTTCACCAGGGTTTTGGTAGTCCTGGGATTCGTCCGAAACGCCCTGGGACTCCAGCAGACTCCGCCCAACCAGGTCATAGTAACCCTGGCACTCTTTCTGTCTCTCTTCATAATGGCCCCTACCTGGGACGTGATGTACAGCCAGGGGCTCTCTCCCTACATGGAGGGTCGTATCGGTTCGATGGAGGCGCTGGAAAATGTCACGACTCCTCTACGCCGGTTCATGTTGAGCCAGACGAGGGAGGAAGAACTGTCCCTTATGGTCTCTATGTCTGGGTTGGAGAGGCCTTCCAGTGCCGACGATATCCCCAACAAGGTCCTTCTTCCCGCCTACATGCTCAGCGAGCTGAAATCCGCCTTTCAGATGGGGATAGTGATATACGTTCCTTTCATAGTGGTGGACATGATAATATCCAGCGTCCTGATGAGCATGGGTATGATAATGCTCCCTCCCATGATGATTTCCTTACCTTTCAAGGTGCTGCTTTTCGTTATGGCCGACGGATGGAATCTGGTGGTTGTCAGCCTTATCAGGAGTTTCCAGTGA
- a CDS encoding flagellar biosynthetic protein FliO — protein sequence MRSSRNGLEVLTSLSLGRGVLYVVRCGTDVLLLAESKEGISLLRRYPADVWEKFDEAEPENSDPH from the coding sequence GTGAGGTCCTCTAGGAACGGGCTGGAGGTCCTGACGTCTCTGTCCTTGGGCAGAGGCGTTCTTTATGTGGTGCGCTGCGGAACCGACGTACTCCTCTTGGCGGAAAGCAAGGAGGGTATATCGTTGCTTCGGCGATATCCTGCTGATGTATGGGAGAAGTTCGATGAAGCTGAACCTGAAAATAGCGATCCTCATTAG
- a CDS encoding response regulator gives MATVLIVDDAAFMRMMLKDILTKNGFEVVGEAENGQVAISMYKDLNPDIVTMDITMPEMNGIEAVKAIKAVNPGCKVVMVSAMGQQSMVIEAIQAGAKDFIVKPFQPDRVVDALSKVLG, from the coding sequence ATGGCTACAGTCCTTATTGTCGATGACGCCGCTTTCATGAGGATGATGTTGAAGGATATTCTCACGAAAAACGGTTTCGAGGTAGTAGGAGAGGCGGAAAACGGTCAGGTAGCGATTTCCATGTACAAAGACCTCAATCCCGATATCGTCACGATGGATATCACTATGCCTGAGATGAACGGAATAGAGGCGGTCAAGGCCATAAAGGCCGTCAATCCCGGCTGTAAGGTCGTCATGGTCAGTGCCATGGGACAGCAGTCCATGGTAATAGAGGCGATCCAAGCCGGAGCCAAGGACTTTATCGTCAAGCCTTTCCAGCCTGACCGCGTGGTAGACGCTTTGTCCAAGGTATTGGGCTGA
- the fliN gene encoding flagellar motor switch protein FliN, whose product MSDELLSQDEINALLEGSLAGGSDDGGGGDSPGLTQAQLEALEDLAGMFSDATTGVIGMLAGREVSVQISEIGEKGQSDVVGSIGGNRNLLFSVRCDGFDDAPVSVVMNEGGVVLLADLMMGGEGKDLPDEANELFVNAAQEGLSQVVGSAMTSLSGKLKGRKAIPTDPASEVTEDDWLLFPNMESDVPVWYISMEVTIEGLDSFKSFISVPSVHASAFADALIGEQEVPAPSASQPSQGSPTEAPPQRPAQQQAPRPSGGGGAGMSQPPSGEASPPVDVRPAQFSPLQPAAVDSSLPSNIGLIADIPVRVTVELGRTRKSVGEVLSFAPGSVIELDKMAGEPVDVLVNGKLIAKGEVVVIDENFGVRVTEILNVGEKIQSIGS is encoded by the coding sequence ATGTCTGACGAACTGCTCAGTCAAGACGAGATAAACGCCCTGTTGGAGGGCTCTTTGGCCGGAGGCTCCGACGACGGCGGGGGAGGTGACTCCCCCGGTCTGACCCAGGCCCAGCTCGAGGCTCTGGAGGATTTAGCCGGAATGTTCTCCGACGCCACGACCGGGGTCATAGGTATGTTGGCCGGACGGGAAGTCTCCGTTCAGATCTCCGAGATAGGCGAAAAGGGTCAGTCCGATGTGGTGGGGTCCATCGGAGGAAATCGAAACCTGCTATTTTCCGTCCGTTGCGATGGTTTTGACGATGCTCCCGTATCGGTCGTGATGAACGAGGGAGGAGTTGTTCTCCTGGCCGATCTCATGATGGGAGGCGAGGGCAAGGACCTTCCCGATGAGGCGAACGAGCTGTTCGTCAACGCCGCTCAGGAGGGGCTCAGCCAAGTGGTAGGTTCCGCCATGACATCCCTCAGTGGAAAGCTCAAGGGACGAAAGGCCATCCCCACCGATCCCGCCTCGGAGGTTACCGAGGACGATTGGCTGCTTTTCCCTAACATGGAGAGCGATGTCCCCGTTTGGTACATTTCCATGGAGGTTACCATAGAGGGGCTGGACAGTTTCAAAAGCTTTATCTCCGTTCCATCGGTTCACGCTTCTGCCTTTGCCGATGCTTTGATTGGAGAGCAGGAGGTTCCTGCTCCTTCTGCCTCTCAGCCCTCTCAGGGAAGCCCGACGGAAGCACCGCCTCAGAGACCAGCTCAGCAGCAAGCTCCTCGGCCTTCCGGAGGCGGTGGGGCAGGGATGTCTCAGCCTCCCTCGGGAGAGGCGTCGCCTCCGGTCGACGTCCGTCCCGCTCAGTTTTCCCCGCTTCAGCCTGCCGCCGTCGATTCTTCGCTGCCCTCGAATATCGGTCTCATAGCCGATATTCCCGTCCGGGTAACGGTGGAGTTGGGAAGAACTAGAAAGAGCGTAGGCGAGGTTCTGTCATTTGCTCCCGGTTCCGTGATAGAATTGGACAAGATGGCAGGAGAGCCTGTAGATGTTTTAGTTAACGGAAAGTTGATCGCTAAGGGAGAGGTCGTCGTGATCGACGAAAACTTCGGTGTAAGGGTCACGGAGATATTGAACGTGGGAGAGAAAATCCAGTCGATCGGATCTTGA
- the fliM gene encoding flagellar motor switch protein FliM, whose product MTPDVLSQSEIDSLLDVLTSGEVDFEEISQASAEKNVKGYDFRRPDKFSKDQLRAIQMIHESFSRQLTTSLSTMVRSIVTCEVASVDQVAYEEFVRSMVQPTVMGVLEMYPLEGNAVVEMNPNLVFAIIDRLLGGKGEVFGKPRDLTDIESTVIERVFMRMLELLEDSWSTVIDVRFRFDSMESNPFFVQICPGTDMVLLVTLRVSIGDVEGMVSLCIPYFVMEPVMDKLSSQIWFASTGKNKDQDHRGFLTASLGTVKVPVHLELGDTVLSLFDVMRLRVGDVIRLDSMLDDPVRVRVGSRIKFTGRPGTVDGRYSVEVLEVADDGSSEEEEE is encoded by the coding sequence GTGACTCCCGACGTACTGTCTCAATCGGAGATAGACTCCCTATTGGACGTCCTTACCAGCGGAGAGGTCGATTTCGAGGAGATATCTCAGGCTTCGGCGGAAAAGAACGTCAAGGGTTACGATTTCCGTCGTCCCGATAAGTTCAGCAAGGACCAGCTCAGGGCTATCCAGATGATCCACGAGTCCTTCAGCAGACAGCTCACCACCAGCCTGTCGACCATGGTCCGGTCCATAGTGACCTGCGAGGTCGCATCGGTGGATCAGGTCGCCTACGAGGAGTTCGTGCGCTCCATGGTTCAGCCCACCGTAATGGGAGTTCTGGAGATGTATCCTCTTGAGGGCAATGCCGTGGTGGAGATGAATCCCAACCTGGTTTTCGCCATAATCGATCGGTTGCTGGGCGGAAAGGGAGAGGTTTTCGGAAAGCCAAGGGATTTGACCGATATAGAGTCCACCGTTATAGAACGGGTTTTCATGAGGATGCTGGAGCTCCTCGAGGACAGCTGGAGCACCGTCATAGACGTTCGCTTCCGTTTCGATAGCATGGAGAGCAACCCCTTCTTCGTACAGATCTGCCCCGGCACTGATATGGTTTTGCTGGTGACTTTGAGGGTCAGCATCGGCGACGTGGAGGGTATGGTCAGCTTATGTATACCCTATTTCGTCATGGAACCGGTTATGGACAAGCTCAGCTCTCAGATCTGGTTCGCGTCCACCGGCAAGAACAAGGACCAGGATCATAGAGGATTTCTTACCGCAAGTCTGGGAACGGTGAAGGTTCCGGTCCATCTGGAGTTAGGCGACACGGTTTTATCCCTGTTCGACGTCATGAGGCTTCGAGTCGGCGACGTTATTCGGTTGGATTCGATGTTGGACGATCCCGTCAGGGTTCGAGTCGGGAGCAGGATCAAGTTTACCGGACGTCCGGGAACCGTTGACGGACGTTATTCCGTGGAGGTTCTCGAGGTGGCGGACGACGGCTCGAGCGAGGAAGAGGAGGAGTAA
- a CDS encoding flagellar basal body-associated FliL family protein — protein MLKRILLIAVIALIALALGAGGGYFMGLRFGAEERSVTGVSKDLERPGPIVDFGDFVVNLADKEPHLVNFELALEASGTKAEAILTDGGWRSHIRNEVLLTVKDHIVDDFRSAEGIMELSDDMRRRINAILPSVDGKVAVRRVLFRKFVTQ, from the coding sequence ATGCTCAAGAGGATTTTATTGATAGCGGTCATAGCCTTGATCGCCCTCGCCCTGGGTGCCGGGGGAGGTTATTTCATGGGTCTTCGTTTCGGTGCCGAGGAGCGGAGCGTTACCGGGGTCTCAAAGGATCTTGAACGTCCCGGCCCCATAGTCGATTTTGGCGATTTCGTCGTAAACCTGGCGGACAAAGAGCCCCATCTGGTAAACTTCGAGCTGGCCCTTGAGGCGTCCGGCACCAAGGCGGAGGCTATCTTGACCGATGGGGGCTGGAGAAGCCACATCAGAAACGAAGTTCTCCTTACGGTGAAGGACCACATCGTCGACGATTTCAGGAGTGCAGAGGGAATCATGGAGCTCAGCGACGACATGAGGCGCCGCATCAACGCCATATTGCCGTCGGTGGATGGCAAGGTCGCGGTAAGAAGGGTTCTTTTCAGAAAGTTCGTCACTCAGTAG
- a CDS encoding OmpA/MotB family protein, giving the protein MVRKKRRKEEKGGAGWLATYGDMMTLLLTFFVLLFAFSSIDVEKFKKMMVSFQGALGVLDGGKSLQEDPLPYGGSSGYDAGEERRQTQSTFQVDRELRSFLKDQEMEQDVSVIVDQRGVTVSLSDQLLFPLGGVDIRPEGKRLLAKLGEFLKGRIPALAVEGHTDDRPLRGGPYRDNWGLSAIRAAIVASYLVDAAGISPSIVQAVGYGPFRPVVPNDSDENRSRNRRVDLVILSKYPKQ; this is encoded by the coding sequence ATGGTGAGGAAAAAGAGGCGGAAAGAGGAAAAAGGCGGTGCCGGATGGCTTGCGACCTACGGCGATATGATGACTTTGCTCCTTACCTTCTTCGTCCTGCTTTTCGCTTTTTCGTCCATAGATGTGGAGAAGTTCAAGAAGATGATGGTCTCCTTCCAGGGTGCTTTGGGGGTTTTGGACGGAGGTAAATCCCTTCAGGAGGACCCCTTGCCCTACGGAGGTTCCTCCGGTTACGACGCCGGAGAGGAACGTCGCCAGACCCAATCCACGTTCCAGGTGGACAGGGAGCTTCGTTCCTTTTTAAAGGATCAGGAGATGGAGCAGGATGTATCGGTGATAGTTGACCAAAGAGGCGTAACCGTGTCTCTGTCGGATCAGCTTCTGTTCCCTCTGGGAGGGGTCGATATACGTCCCGAGGGCAAGCGCCTGCTTGCCAAGTTGGGTGAGTTCCTTAAAGGAAGGATTCCCGCTCTGGCGGTGGAGGGACACACCGACGACCGGCCTCTTAGAGGCGGTCCCTACAGGGACAACTGGGGGCTTTCCGCCATAAGGGCCGCTATAGTGGCCTCCTATCTGGTGGATGCCGCCGGAATCTCCCCTTCGATAGTGCAGGCGGTAGGCTACGGTCCTTTCCGCCCAGTGGTACCAAACGACAGCGATGAAAACAGGTCCAGAAATAGACGGGTGGACCTGGTTATTCTCTCTAAGTACCCTAAGCAGTGA
- a CDS encoding motility protein A: protein MDLATIIGLSLSLILVVGGIVAGGEAAAFVNLPSMLITIGGTMGAVIMANPMDRIKKLGKITRIAFFSQTPDLVSLVQTIVSFAEKARREGLLALEADASELDDEFLAKSIQLVVDGTDPELVKAILDTEISVLEERHASNKGMFDTMGELFPAFGMLGTLIGLIAMLRNLDDPGSLGPGMAVALITTFYGSFMANIFALPTSAKLAARSSEETVVRELMVEGVLAIQAGENPRIVEEKLKVFLPPEQRKELEERHDNEKGGEE from the coding sequence GTGGATCTGGCGACAATTATCGGACTTTCTCTTTCTTTGATATTGGTCGTGGGAGGCATAGTGGCCGGAGGTGAGGCCGCCGCCTTCGTGAACCTGCCGTCCATGTTGATAACCATAGGCGGAACCATGGGTGCCGTGATAATGGCGAACCCGATGGATCGCATCAAAAAACTGGGAAAGATCACCAGAATCGCCTTTTTCTCCCAGACTCCCGATCTGGTCTCTTTGGTACAGACCATAGTCAGCTTTGCCGAGAAGGCCAGACGAGAAGGGCTGCTGGCTCTTGAAGCCGACGCCTCCGAGCTGGACGACGAGTTCCTGGCCAAGTCCATTCAGCTCGTCGTGGACGGAACCGATCCCGAGTTGGTCAAGGCTATCCTCGACACGGAGATCAGCGTTTTGGAGGAGCGACACGCATCCAACAAAGGCATGTTCGACACCATGGGAGAGCTGTTCCCCGCTTTCGGTATGTTGGGAACCCTCATAGGTCTCATAGCCATGCTCAGAAACCTGGACGACCCGGGCTCTCTCGGGCCAGGAATGGCTGTCGCTCTCATAACGACCTTTTACGGTTCCTTTATGGCCAATATCTTCGCTTTGCCTACATCGGCCAAGCTGGCGGCCAGATCCTCGGAGGAAACGGTGGTCAGAGAACTCATGGTCGAGGGAGTCCTGGCTATTCAGGCCGGAGAGAACCCTAGAATAGTGGAGGAAAAGCTCAAGGTATTCCTCCCTCCGGAGCAGCGGAAAGAGCTTGAGGAACGGCACGATAACGAAAAGGGCGGAGAGGAATAG
- a CDS encoding flagellar FlbD family protein produces MIEVTRLNGSVFVLNADLIETVEANPDTVVTLLNGHRYVVKETPGEIMERAAAYRAKRGLPPSLT; encoded by the coding sequence GTGATAGAGGTAACCAGACTGAACGGCTCGGTGTTCGTCCTGAACGCCGACCTCATAGAAACCGTGGAGGCCAATCCCGACACGGTGGTCACCTTGCTGAACGGCCACCGTTACGTAGTGAAGGAAACTCCCGGCGAGATAATGGAAAGGGCGGCGGCCTATCGGGCCAAACGAGGGCTGCCGCCCTCTTTGACGTAG
- a CDS encoding flagellar hook-basal body complex protein gives MLRSLLTGVSGAKAHQKRLDVVGNNIANVNTVGFKKSTVVFQDLLSQTERGAMAPDGNVGGVNAKQVGLGVQVAGIETIHTQGTVSQTGNRTDMAIQGEGYYVVRNGAENLYTRAGQFVLDSNSDLAMSGTGYRVQGNEMTVDEDGVISTGSELSDINIPIGRKMEAKATSTVGYRCNLDSRVDPYLPLGIPDGVKFSSEILGSEYTISVAEGEDVSDFINIRLENEADGSVETLRFSFEGVQQSSHDESTYYPKLELVGSSGHTVNYDAAKGELSIDGTSIPMSAYMNYQAVSIDDSTGTTHTYLAEITEIGNKAQVRLWGEGKEESSGDSQVDYFQWNVLKTEDGLFDPDSTLKMTTGEDSQFPDPVSLFLEIDSSGKALNFRGNVSPIIGPATSNSGVNKEGDTTVTPAYTVTSTDGTSATADITYRFQEGTTISDFITLDLADSVIGGSTTINLAFKGVSEDGNVILQPSPDTVSLSASDPDDDTAVIAQDHEVVYNPEKGILSLVNEDTGKTTWTYSDFNFQTTEINGAQYLVDYSSSDGTVGNYGDTVTLWGPNDMGVMTAFNMDLTAGDVTFAPATSEYSSASGAGATFASSFAGGANVTIKPSPTDSSKLIFTYDGTDGGDPVSSIREGSDSVHEGKGTIYDSLGNEHTLEVVWKKVGSNAWSWEAFLPDEPELKLSDNKGVIRFSSEGKLLSGGENTISIGFSAIGADDADVVLDFSGKSFDKEEIEGVTQYGSAFTTKPYTQNGYSMGILEDFSVSNDGTIVGIYDNGQNRGLYKMALAMFANPQGLVKTGNTCFSKSINSGDPSIVNAMVEGAGTIAGSSLEYSNVDITEEFTDLITTQRGFQASARVITTSDSVLEELLNLKR, from the coding sequence ATGTTGAGGTCTCTCTTGACCGGAGTAAGCGGTGCCAAGGCGCACCAGAAAAGACTGGACGTGGTGGGTAACAACATCGCCAACGTAAATACCGTTGGATTCAAGAAGTCCACCGTGGTATTTCAGGACCTTCTCTCTCAGACCGAGAGAGGAGCGATGGCTCCCGACGGAAACGTGGGAGGGGTCAACGCAAAGCAGGTAGGCTTAGGTGTTCAGGTGGCCGGAATAGAGACGATACACACTCAGGGAACCGTGTCCCAGACCGGCAACAGGACAGACATGGCCATCCAGGGCGAGGGGTATTACGTCGTAAGAAACGGAGCAGAAAACCTCTACACCAGGGCCGGTCAGTTCGTGCTGGACTCGAACTCCGACCTTGCCATGTCCGGAACCGGCTACAGGGTTCAGGGCAACGAGATGACCGTTGACGAGGACGGAGTGATCTCCACCGGCTCGGAGCTCAGCGACATAAACATACCCATAGGTAGAAAAATGGAGGCCAAGGCCACCTCGACCGTTGGCTACAGGTGCAACCTGGACAGTCGGGTGGATCCCTATCTTCCTCTCGGCATACCCGACGGGGTCAAGTTCTCCTCGGAGATACTCGGCTCTGAGTACACCATCAGCGTGGCGGAAGGCGAGGACGTATCGGACTTCATAAACATAAGGCTGGAGAACGAAGCCGACGGTAGCGTCGAGACCCTCCGTTTCAGCTTTGAGGGAGTGCAGCAGAGCAGCCACGACGAATCCACCTACTATCCCAAGCTGGAGCTTGTGGGGTCATCCGGCCACACCGTAAACTACGACGCCGCCAAGGGAGAGCTTTCCATAGACGGAACCTCCATCCCCATGAGCGCATACATGAACTATCAGGCCGTAAGCATAGACGACAGCACCGGAACCACCCACACCTATCTGGCGGAGATAACCGAGATAGGCAACAAGGCCCAGGTGCGGCTCTGGGGAGAGGGAAAGGAGGAGTCTTCCGGTGATTCTCAGGTAGACTACTTCCAGTGGAACGTGCTCAAGACCGAGGACGGCCTCTTCGACCCGGACTCGACCCTCAAGATGACCACCGGCGAGGACAGCCAGTTTCCCGATCCCGTAAGCCTCTTCCTGGAGATAGACAGCTCCGGCAAGGCCCTCAACTTCCGGGGTAACGTCAGCCCCATAATAGGACCAGCCACCAGCAACAGCGGGGTCAATAAAGAGGGAGATACGACCGTTACCCCTGCTTACACGGTAACTTCGACAGATGGAACCTCTGCTACCGCTGATATAACCTATAGATTTCAAGAGGGAACTACTATTTCCGATTTTATTACACTTGACTTAGCCGATAGCGTTATTGGTGGAAGTACTACGATAAACCTGGCATTTAAAGGGGTCTCCGAGGACGGTAACGTCATCCTTCAACCGAGTCCTGATACCGTTTCTTTATCTGCTTCGGATCCCGATGATGATACTGCGGTGATTGCTCAGGATCACGAAGTTGTCTATAACCCGGAGAAGGGGATTTTGTCCCTCGTGAACGAGGACACAGGCAAGACTACATGGACCTACAGCGATTTCAACTTCCAGACCACCGAGATAAACGGAGCTCAATATCTGGTCGATTACAGTAGCAGCGATGGTACCGTCGGTAATTATGGAGATACTGTTACCCTCTGGGGACCTAACGATATGGGGGTTATGACGGCTTTTAACATGGATCTCACTGCTGGCGATGTTACCTTTGCTCCCGCTACTTCCGAGTATTCAAGTGCTAGTGGTGCCGGGGCTACGTTTGCCTCCAGCTTCGCTGGCGGGGCGAATGTCACTATCAAGCCCTCTCCCACCGATTCGTCCAAGCTGATCTTCACCTACGACGGAACCGACGGTGGAGATCCCGTCTCTTCGATAAGGGAGGGATCCGACAGCGTCCACGAGGGCAAAGGCACCATATATGACAGTCTCGGCAACGAGCATACCCTCGAGGTTGTCTGGAAAAAGGTAGGTAGCAACGCCTGGAGCTGGGAGGCCTTCCTGCCGGACGAACCGGAGCTCAAACTCTCGGACAACAAGGGAGTCATAAGGTTTTCCTCCGAGGGTAAGCTGCTCTCTGGCGGCGAGAACACCATCTCCATAGGCTTCTCCGCCATAGGGGCCGACGATGCCGACGTGGTGTTGGACTTCTCCGGCAAGTCTTTCGATAAAGAGGAGATAGAGGGAGTTACCCAGTACGGATCGGCCTTCACCACAAAACCCTATACTCAGAACGGTTACAGTATGGGGATATTGGAGGATTTCTCCGTCTCCAACGATGGAACGATAGTGGGGATCTACGACAACGGTCAGAATCGAGGTCTCTACAAGATGGCCCTTGCCATGTTCGCCAACCCCCAGGGGCTGGTGAAAACCGGTAACACCTGTTTCTCCAAATCGATAAACTCCGGCGATCCGTCCATCGTCAACGCCATGGTCGAAGGAGCGGGAACCATAGCAGGAAGCTCTCTCGAGTACAGCAACGTCGACATAACCGAGGAGTTCACCGATCTTATAACCACCCAGAGAGGTTTCCAGGCCAGCGCCAGGGTCATCACCACCAGCGATTCCGTTCTGGAGGAGCTTCTGAACCTCAAGAGATAG
- a CDS encoding flagellar hook capping FlgD N-terminal domain-containing protein: protein MTTVNPYSSASSSYTAGQSREIKSAMDKDDFLKLYIEQLKNQDPLEPMDTNEMAAQFSQFTTVEQLMNMNSSMEEMLSLQLGNAVSYIGFEVTYSHAYQDDQGNQLTEEKTGIVQSISHENGSVVLKMTDGSEADISRIISVALPGTESA, encoded by the coding sequence ATGACTACGGTAAACCCCTATTCCTCGGCGTCCTCCAGCTACACCGCCGGTCAGTCGAGGGAGATAAAAAGCGCCATGGACAAGGACGACTTTCTCAAGCTCTACATAGAACAGCTGAAAAACCAGGATCCTCTGGAGCCCATGGACACCAACGAAATGGCGGCCCAGTTCTCCCAGTTCACCACGGTTGAACAGCTCATGAACATGAATAGCAGCATGGAGGAGATGCTCTCTCTACAGCTCGGAAACGCCGTGAGCTACATAGGGTTCGAGGTAACCTACTCTCATGCCTATCAGGACGACCAGGGCAACCAGCTGACGGAGGAAAAGACGGGTATAGTCCAGTCCATATCCCATGAAAACGGATCGGTCGTACTGAAGATGACCGACGGTTCCGAGGCAGACATAAGCAGAATAATCTCCGTGGCCCTTCCGGGAACGGAAAGCGCTTGA